The following proteins are encoded in a genomic region of Actinomadura sp. NAK00032:
- a CDS encoding thioredoxin domain-containing protein — translation MSASPRKTRSLTIAAVLLAAALALGLAAAFSTGGGEKPGAATSPSPSASPSRSASGPPDLARRKDGDPFALGRTDAPVVMVEYSDFQCPFCGRFARETKPRLIKKYVDAGVLRIEWRNFPIFGEESKAAAQAGYAAARQNRFWAFHDRLYAEPRRRNSGDFADKHLIAWAREAGVPDLGRFRADMKSGEAEDAMIADQVEGYRIGAASTPTFLINGRPLLGAQPFDVFVKAIEEARGQ, via the coding sequence ATGTCGGCTTCACCTCGCAAGACCCGTTCCCTGACCATCGCGGCCGTGCTGCTCGCCGCCGCCCTGGCCCTCGGCCTGGCCGCCGCCTTCAGCACCGGGGGCGGCGAGAAACCGGGCGCCGCCACGTCGCCTTCGCCGTCCGCGTCGCCGTCGCGCTCCGCTTCCGGTCCGCCCGATCTGGCCCGGCGCAAGGACGGTGACCCCTTCGCGCTCGGCCGCACCGACGCCCCGGTCGTCATGGTCGAGTACAGCGACTTCCAGTGCCCGTTCTGCGGCCGGTTCGCCCGCGAGACCAAGCCCCGGCTGATCAAGAAGTACGTGGACGCCGGCGTGCTGCGGATCGAGTGGCGCAACTTCCCGATCTTCGGGGAGGAGTCGAAGGCCGCGGCGCAGGCGGGCTACGCCGCCGCGCGGCAGAACCGCTTCTGGGCGTTCCACGACCGGCTGTACGCCGAGCCCCGGCGCCGCAACTCCGGCGACTTCGCCGACAAGCACCTGATCGCCTGGGCGCGGGAGGCGGGCGTGCCCGACCTCGGCCGCTTCCGCGCCGACATGAAGAGCGGCGAGGCCGAGGACGCCATGATCGCCGACCAGGTCGAGGGCTACCGGATCGGCGCCGCCAGCACCCCGACCTTCCTGATCAACGGCCGGCCGCTCCTCGGCGCGCAGCCGTTCGATGTGTTCGTCAAGGCCATCGAGGAGGCGCGGGGGCAGTGA
- a CDS encoding SDR family oxidoreductase translates to MTGPGRLAGRVVAVTGGGHGIGLETARRLARAGARVAIGDLDGAAARTAAAELPGDVAGLALDVTDTASFAAFIDAVEERWGPVDVLVNNAGVMWAGGFADEPESAAARQLDVNLHGVIRGVKLAAPRMWARGRGHIVTIASAASKLSPPGEATYAATKHGVYGYLKGVRAELRGTGVRLSVIMPGVVDTELAAGTATGAVRLLAPADVARAVHAVIVRPRFEVSLPGRIGPLADWANVLPQRVRDLLFRALVPDQVRAVAGTSARTAYQARRLTGGDDD, encoded by the coding sequence ATGACGGGGCCGGGACGGCTCGCGGGGCGCGTGGTCGCCGTGACCGGGGGCGGGCACGGCATCGGGCTCGAGACCGCCCGCCGGCTGGCCCGGGCGGGCGCGCGCGTGGCCATCGGCGATCTGGACGGCGCGGCGGCGCGAACGGCCGCCGCCGAGCTCCCGGGCGACGTGGCGGGGCTCGCGCTCGACGTCACCGACACCGCGTCGTTCGCCGCGTTCATCGACGCGGTGGAGGAGCGCTGGGGGCCCGTCGACGTGCTCGTCAACAACGCGGGCGTGATGTGGGCCGGCGGGTTCGCCGACGAGCCCGAGTCCGCCGCCGCGCGCCAGCTCGACGTCAACCTGCACGGCGTGATCAGGGGCGTGAAGCTCGCCGCGCCCCGGATGTGGGCGCGGGGGCGGGGCCACATCGTCACGATCGCGTCCGCCGCCTCGAAGCTCTCCCCGCCCGGCGAGGCGACCTACGCCGCGACCAAGCACGGCGTCTACGGCTACCTCAAGGGCGTCCGGGCGGAGCTGCGCGGCACCGGGGTCCGGCTCTCGGTCATCATGCCGGGCGTCGTGGACACCGAGCTGGCCGCGGGCACCGCGACCGGCGCCGTCCGGCTGCTCGCACCCGCCGACGTGGCGCGCGCCGTCCACGCGGTGATCGTCCGGCCGCGGTTCGAGGTGTCGCTGCCCGGCCGCATCGGACCGCTGGCCGACTGGGCGAACGTCCTGCCGCAGCGCGTCCGCGACCTGCTGTTCCGCGCGCTCGTACCGGACCAGGTCCGTGCGGTGGCGGGCACGTCCGCCCGCACGGCCTACCAGGCGCGCCGTCTGACCGGAGGAGACGATGACTGA
- a CDS encoding ABC transporter ATP-binding protein yields MIEVVGLRVRSAARTLVDGVSFTVPEGRALALVGASGSGKTTTGLALLGEHPPGTEATGTVRIDGRWPAPAGDVGYIPQHPSSVLNPARRIGPVLRGIARLHGTDVAGALGAARLPSGAAFLRRFPHQLSGGQQQRLVIAQALLTAPKVIVADEPTTGQDAATRAELVAVLRGLGVTLVLLSHDLDVVRALADDVVVLRDGKVAEAGPDVLDAPRGGYAKALVAAQPDPAAPAAARPLPDVPLLRVRDLTAVHAGRRGRPAVDRVSLDVADGERLGIVGRSGGGKTTLARCVAGLHPWTAGGVTVGGVPLPARPRRRTRADRRLVQYVFQDARASFDPWRPVDEQVACTAVRLRDVPAARARAEALDTLERMGLDAPVVRHRPDRLSGGELQRAALARALLARPRVLICDEITSGLDTLTQAAILDLLAGLDLALVFISHDLGVVARIADTVAVVDDGRLVEHRPAAHLLGDPGVSGPRSGGSARRCAGGRGARPRR; encoded by the coding sequence GTGATCGAAGTGGTGGGCCTGCGGGTCCGTTCCGCCGCCCGGACGCTGGTGGACGGGGTGAGCTTCACCGTCCCCGAGGGGCGTGCCCTCGCGCTGGTCGGGGCGTCCGGCAGCGGCAAGACGACGACCGGGCTGGCGCTGCTCGGCGAGCACCCGCCGGGCACCGAGGCGACCGGCACGGTGCGGATCGACGGGCGGTGGCCCGCCCCGGCCGGCGACGTCGGCTACATCCCGCAGCATCCGTCGTCCGTGCTGAACCCCGCCCGGCGGATCGGGCCGGTGCTCCGGGGCATCGCCCGGCTGCACGGCACCGACGTGGCCGGCGCGCTCGGCGCCGCGCGGCTGCCCTCCGGCGCGGCGTTCCTGCGCCGGTTCCCGCACCAGCTGTCGGGCGGGCAGCAGCAGCGGCTCGTCATCGCCCAGGCCCTGCTCACCGCGCCCAAGGTGATCGTCGCCGATGAGCCGACCACGGGCCAGGACGCCGCCACCCGCGCCGAGCTGGTCGCCGTGCTGCGCGGCCTCGGGGTGACGCTCGTCCTGCTCAGCCATGACCTGGACGTCGTCCGGGCGCTCGCCGACGACGTCGTCGTGCTGCGCGACGGCAAGGTCGCCGAGGCGGGACCGGACGTCCTGGACGCGCCGCGCGGCGGCTACGCCAAGGCCCTGGTCGCCGCGCAGCCCGACCCCGCGGCACCCGCCGCCGCCCGTCCGCTGCCGGACGTCCCGCTGCTGCGCGTCCGCGACCTGACCGCCGTCCACGCGGGCCGCCGGGGCCGTCCCGCCGTGGACCGGGTCAGCCTCGACGTGGCCGACGGGGAGCGGCTGGGGATCGTCGGACGGTCCGGCGGCGGCAAGACGACGCTGGCCCGCTGCGTCGCCGGCCTCCACCCGTGGACGGCCGGCGGCGTCACCGTCGGCGGCGTCCCGCTGCCCGCGCGGCCCCGGCGGCGCACCCGCGCCGATCGGCGGCTGGTGCAGTACGTGTTCCAGGACGCGCGCGCCTCGTTCGACCCGTGGCGTCCCGTCGACGAGCAGGTGGCGTGCACCGCCGTCCGGCTGCGGGACGTGCCCGCCGCCCGGGCCCGCGCGGAGGCGCTCGACACCCTGGAGCGCATGGGCCTGGACGCGCCGGTCGTCCGGCACCGCCCCGACCGGCTGTCCGGCGGCGAACTCCAGCGGGCCGCCCTCGCCCGCGCGCTCCTCGCCCGGCCCCGCGTGCTCATCTGCGACGAGATCACCTCCGGGCTCGACACCCTCACGCAGGCCGCCATCCTGGACCTGCTCGCCGGCCTGGACCTCGCGCTGGTCTTCATCAGCCACGACCTCGGCGTGGTCGCCCGGATCGCCGACACCGTCGCCGTCGTCGACGACGGCCGCCTCGTCGAGCACCGGCCCGCCGCCCACCTCCTCGGCGACCCCGGGGTCAGCGGGCCACGGTCTGGCGGTAGCGCTCGTCGGTGCGCAGGAGGGCGCGGTGCGCGTCCTCGGCGGTGA
- a CDS encoding ABC transporter substrate-binding protein → MHDQLTRRAFLGAAAGAAVLAGCGTGPSSSGGGGRLRAAFAGGGATEVLDPHLANLFVEAARAKAMFDKLADLGDDVAPRPRLAERWEASADLRTWRVTLRQAVFHDGKPVRAQDVLASYARILDPKGAYRARSSLALIDLRDSRAVDERTVEFALQRPFAEFPNALAAFGAYIVPAGLRDFSKPVGSGPFRFGSWQPGRSVLLTRNPDYWDGAPHIGELEFLIANEESARMNALLGGQVEYAHDISPATARRHGSRARFVHSPNSNMQAFAMKVDRPPFDDRDLREALFLLADRRRLVDTTMPGAGQIGNDLFGKGYLHYAAGIPQREPDLDRAKALIRRAGADGTTIELTTSQAASGFVEAATVFADQIRAAGLKAKVVTGDKDTYWSDILKRGTLVSFRSGAMPIETHISQRLLSHSTTNATRWARPGFDALYDRAVSAPREQDRKDAFDRMQRMLHAEGGLLVWGFADGIVATARDVTGVRGAPMNTLDWARFDKVRLG, encoded by the coding sequence ATGCACGACCAGTTGACCCGCCGCGCGTTCCTGGGCGCCGCCGCCGGAGCCGCCGTCCTCGCCGGGTGCGGGACGGGCCCCTCCTCCTCCGGCGGCGGCGGGCGGCTGCGCGCGGCGTTCGCGGGCGGCGGCGCGACCGAGGTGCTCGACCCGCACCTGGCGAACCTGTTCGTCGAGGCGGCGCGGGCGAAGGCCATGTTCGACAAGCTCGCCGACCTCGGCGACGACGTCGCCCCGCGGCCGCGGCTGGCCGAGCGGTGGGAGGCGAGCGCCGACCTGCGGACGTGGCGCGTCACCCTGCGCCAAGCGGTCTTCCACGACGGCAAGCCCGTGCGGGCGCAGGACGTCCTGGCCAGCTACGCGCGCATCCTCGACCCGAAGGGCGCCTACCGGGCCAGGTCCAGCCTGGCGCTGATCGACCTGCGCGACAGCAGGGCGGTGGACGAGCGCACCGTCGAGTTCGCGCTCCAGCGGCCGTTCGCTGAGTTCCCCAACGCGCTCGCGGCCTTCGGCGCGTACATCGTCCCGGCGGGCCTGCGCGACTTCTCCAAGCCGGTCGGGTCGGGGCCGTTCCGGTTCGGCTCGTGGCAGCCGGGCCGGTCGGTGCTGCTCACCCGCAACCCGGACTACTGGGACGGCGCTCCGCACATCGGCGAACTGGAGTTCCTGATCGCCAACGAGGAGTCGGCCCGGATGAACGCGCTGCTCGGCGGCCAGGTCGAGTACGCGCACGACATCTCGCCGGCGACCGCGCGCCGGCACGGCTCCCGCGCCCGGTTCGTGCACTCCCCCAACAGCAACATGCAGGCGTTCGCGATGAAGGTCGACCGGCCGCCGTTCGACGACCGCGACCTGCGCGAGGCGCTGTTCCTGCTCGCCGACCGGCGGCGGCTGGTGGACACGACGATGCCGGGCGCCGGGCAGATCGGCAACGACCTGTTCGGCAAGGGCTACCTGCACTACGCCGCCGGCATCCCGCAGCGCGAACCCGACCTGGACCGCGCCAAGGCGCTCATCAGGAGGGCCGGGGCGGACGGGACGACGATCGAGCTGACCACGTCCCAGGCCGCGTCCGGCTTCGTGGAGGCGGCCACGGTGTTCGCCGACCAGATCCGCGCCGCCGGGCTCAAGGCCAAGGTCGTGACCGGCGACAAGGACACCTACTGGTCCGACATCCTCAAGCGGGGCACGCTGGTCAGCTTCCGCTCCGGGGCGATGCCGATCGAGACGCACATCTCCCAGCGGCTGCTCTCGCACTCGACCACCAACGCCACCCGGTGGGCCAGGCCCGGCTTCGACGCGCTCTACGACCGGGCCGTCTCCGCACCGCGCGAGCAGGACCGCAAGGACGCCTTCGACCGGATGCAGCGGATGCTGCACGCCGAGGGCGGCCTGCTGGTCTGGGGATTCGCCGACGGCATCGTCGCGACGGCCCGCGACGTGACCGGCGTGCGCGGCGCCCCGATGAACACCCTGGACTGGGCGCGCTTCGACAAGGTCCGCCTGGGATGA
- a CDS encoding TetR/AcrR family transcriptional regulator, with protein MVRTRDQGRHYSGLAPAERARRRHESFLAAALELFGTDGYPPTTVKRICKEAGLTERYFYASFKDRHDCLVQLYTDLTAGLRAVTLAAIEQAPPGDLDAAADAGLAAFVGFLTRDPRRARVVLIEVVGVSAELEARRHGVLREFAELITTVWSGTGPPGEARRLTAVGLVGAVNHLLVDWLLSERATPPETLVGVCSTLFSAAHTRLA; from the coding sequence ATGGTGCGGACGCGAGACCAGGGACGGCACTACTCGGGCCTCGCCCCGGCCGAGCGCGCGAGGAGGCGGCACGAGTCCTTCCTCGCCGCCGCGCTGGAGCTGTTCGGCACCGACGGCTACCCGCCGACGACGGTCAAGAGGATCTGCAAGGAGGCCGGGCTCACCGAGCGGTACTTCTACGCCTCGTTCAAGGACCGCCACGACTGCCTGGTGCAGCTCTACACCGACCTCACGGCCGGCCTGCGGGCGGTGACCCTCGCCGCGATCGAGCAGGCGCCCCCCGGCGACCTCGACGCCGCCGCCGACGCCGGGCTCGCCGCGTTCGTCGGCTTCCTCACCCGCGACCCGCGCCGCGCCCGGGTGGTGCTGATCGAGGTGGTCGGCGTGTCCGCGGAGCTGGAGGCGCGCCGGCACGGCGTCCTGCGCGAGTTCGCGGAGCTCATCACGACCGTCTGGTCGGGCACGGGCCCGCCCGGGGAGGCGCGGCGGCTCACGGCGGTCGGCCTGGTCGGCGCCGTCAACCACCTGCTCGTCGATTGGCTGCTGAGCGAACGGGCGACTCCCCCGGAGACCCTCGTCGGCGTCTGCTCGACCCTGTTCTCCGCGGCGCACACCAGGCTGGCCTGA
- a CDS encoding ABC transporter permease, whose amino-acid sequence MSLPRYAARRLPPAFAQVAAVTTVIFLLTELLPGDAAVVLAGDSPDPARVAQIRAGLGLDRPLPERFAEWAAGLARLDLGSSIVSGRPVAEIVLAALAPTALLAGLTLALLVPLAVAAGVGAAVREGGPLDRALTSTGVALYSVPEFALAMLLIAVFCGWLGWLPATAIDGLGPAVLVLPLLVLLARPLSSTGRLVRAGMIDALHAGYTRHALRLGVPVRRVRYAHALPNALAPAAQQLARTVDWLLGGVIVVEAVFVVPGLGTVLVDAVADRDLPVVQGLAVLFATTTVLVNLAADLAAFRLVPRA is encoded by the coding sequence ATGAGCCTCCCCCGCTACGCCGCGCGGCGGCTGCCGCCGGCGTTCGCGCAGGTCGCCGCCGTCACCACCGTGATCTTCCTGCTGACGGAGCTGCTGCCGGGCGACGCCGCGGTGGTGCTGGCCGGCGACTCCCCCGACCCGGCCCGGGTCGCGCAGATCCGCGCGGGCCTCGGCCTGGACCGTCCGCTGCCCGAGCGGTTCGCCGAGTGGGCGGCCGGCCTCGCGCGCCTGGACCTCGGCAGCTCGATCGTGTCCGGACGGCCGGTGGCGGAGATCGTCCTGGCCGCGCTCGCGCCGACCGCCCTGCTGGCCGGGCTGACGCTGGCGCTGCTGGTGCCGCTGGCCGTCGCGGCCGGGGTGGGCGCGGCGGTCCGGGAGGGCGGCCCGCTGGACCGGGCGCTGACCTCGACCGGCGTCGCGCTGTACTCGGTCCCCGAGTTCGCCCTGGCCATGCTGCTCATCGCGGTGTTCTGCGGATGGCTCGGCTGGCTGCCCGCAACCGCGATCGACGGGCTCGGCCCCGCCGTGCTGGTGCTGCCGCTGCTGGTGCTGCTGGCCCGGCCGCTGTCGTCGACCGGGCGGCTCGTCCGCGCCGGGATGATCGACGCGCTGCACGCCGGCTACACCCGGCACGCGCTGCGGCTGGGCGTCCCGGTGCGGCGCGTCCGGTACGCGCACGCGCTGCCGAACGCGCTGGCGCCCGCCGCGCAGCAGCTCGCCCGGACCGTGGACTGGCTGCTCGGCGGGGTCATCGTCGTCGAGGCGGTCTTCGTGGTCCCGGGGCTCGGCACGGTGCTGGTGGACGCGGTCGCCGACCGGGACCTGCCCGTCGTCCAGGGCCTGGCGGTGCTGTTCGCGACGACGACCGTCCTGGTCAACCTGGCCGCCGACCTGGCGGCGTTCCGCCTGGTGCCGCGCGCATGA
- a CDS encoding cytochrome c biogenesis CcdA family protein: protein MSVGYAAALLGGVLTLFSPCSALLLPAFFAYSFTERTRLVARTAVFYLGLCTTLVPLGAAGALAGRLFYGHRELLIAIGGWTIIALGVVQIAGLGFGSSRLQGLAARRGKAGSALSVGLLGAVYGLSGFCAGPLLGGILTVSAVGGSPLYGASLLAVYALGMAVPLFVLALLWDRYDLGRRRVLRGRPVRLGPLRVHSTSLVGGLFFIVLGAVFLLFDGTSALPGLVDPDTEFALEETVARIGEAVPNGRLLVVLAAGAAVAAAAFLWRGLREDRRSLD from the coding sequence GTGAGCGTCGGCTACGCGGCCGCCCTCCTGGGCGGCGTCCTGACCCTGTTCAGCCCGTGCAGCGCGCTGCTGCTCCCGGCGTTCTTCGCCTACTCCTTCACCGAGCGGACGCGGCTCGTCGCCCGGACGGCGGTGTTCTATCTCGGGCTCTGCACGACGCTGGTCCCGCTCGGCGCCGCCGGGGCGCTGGCCGGGCGGCTGTTCTACGGGCACCGCGAGCTGCTGATCGCCATCGGCGGCTGGACGATCATCGCGCTCGGCGTCGTCCAGATCGCCGGGCTCGGGTTCGGCTCCAGCCGCCTGCAGGGGCTCGCCGCCCGGCGCGGCAAGGCCGGGTCCGCGCTGTCGGTCGGCCTGCTCGGCGCCGTCTACGGGCTGTCGGGCTTCTGCGCCGGGCCCCTGCTCGGCGGCATCCTCACCGTCTCGGCGGTCGGCGGCAGCCCGCTGTACGGGGCGTCGCTGCTGGCGGTGTACGCGCTGGGCATGGCCGTCCCGCTGTTCGTCCTGGCCCTGCTGTGGGACCGCTACGACCTCGGCCGCCGCCGCGTGCTGCGCGGCCGGCCGGTCAGGCTCGGGCCGCTGCGGGTGCATTCGACGTCCCTGGTGGGCGGGCTGTTCTTCATCGTCCTGGGGGCGGTGTTCCTGCTCTTCGACGGCACGTCGGCGCTGCCCGGCCTCGTGGACCCCGACACCGAGTTCGCCCTGGAGGAGACGGTCGCCCGCATCGGTGAGGCCGTGCCCAACGGCCGGCTCCTGGTGGTCCTCGCCGCCGGGGCCGCCGTCGCGGCCGCCGCGTTCCTGTGGCGCGGCCTGCGGGAGGACCGCCGCTCGCTCGACTGA
- a CDS encoding ABC transporter permease → MRRPPIVPLLLVAVPVLIALAGPWLAPGSSGTSGRAAAFAADGPLGTDFAGRDVWGQVLLGGRTLVLVALAATTGAYLLGVPWGLAAATAPRRAVDEALMRPLDLLLAVPSLLLLILLAAIGSGGALVWALALVHLPDIARVTRAAALEAAHGTAIEAMRLQGEHRWRTGVLFVGRSALRTLVTDAGTRLTGTLYLVAAAAFLGIGVSPDTADWAVMIDRNRAGLFLNPWSVLAPALLIVMLTVGLNLAFDRALEER, encoded by the coding sequence ATGAGGCGGCCGCCGATCGTCCCGCTGCTGCTGGTGGCGGTGCCCGTGCTGATCGCGCTGGCGGGGCCGTGGCTGGCGCCGGGGTCGTCCGGGACGTCCGGACGCGCGGCGGCGTTCGCCGCGGACGGCCCGCTCGGCACCGACTTCGCCGGACGGGACGTGTGGGGCCAGGTCCTGCTCGGCGGCCGGACCCTGGTCCTGGTGGCGCTGGCCGCCACCACCGGCGCGTACCTGCTGGGCGTCCCGTGGGGGCTGGCCGCCGCGACCGCGCCGCGGCGCGCCGTGGACGAGGCGCTGATGCGCCCGCTGGACCTGCTGCTGGCCGTGCCGTCGCTGCTCCTGCTGATCCTGCTCGCCGCCATCGGGTCCGGCGGCGCGCTGGTGTGGGCGCTCGCCCTCGTCCACCTGCCCGACATCGCCCGGGTCACCCGCGCGGCGGCACTGGAGGCCGCGCACGGGACGGCGATCGAGGCCATGCGGCTGCAGGGCGAGCACCGGTGGCGCACCGGCGTCCTGTTCGTCGGACGCTCCGCGCTGCGGACGCTGGTCACCGACGCGGGCACCCGCCTGACCGGCACGCTCTACCTGGTCGCCGCCGCCGCGTTCCTCGGCATCGGGGTGTCCCCCGACACCGCCGACTGGGCCGTGATGATCGACCGCAACCGGGCGGGCCTGTTCCTCAACCCCTGGTCCGTCCTCGCGCCCGCGCTGCTGATCGTCATGCTCACGGTCGGGCTCAACCTCGCCTTCGACCGGGCCTTGGAGGAACGGTGA
- a CDS encoding ABC transporter ATP-binding protein, which translates to MATSEETAAPDEPGPRTGSAILRTALRRNAGAMASGTVLMGMYQAGETAFPIALGLIVEHTMRDRGLGALGLSIAALAVIITTVSFSWRFGMRILQKANTTEAHRWRVRVAACGLQPVARDADLKSGEVLTIATEDADQTADIIEVVPLLVSSLVAVLIAAVALGLANAGLGLLVIAGTVAVLSVLSVLSKRIGTGTREQQARVARAGAKVADLITGLRPLHGFGGNHAAFASYRRVSGEARDQAVTVAKANGAYAGAALALNALLATAVTLLAGWLAFEDRITTGELVMAVGLAQFIMEPLKLFSEMPKYIMVARASAERMALVLAAPPVAVPGTERPDADGGLAVDRVRYGSLRELKFDVPAGEFTAIAAYEQRAAADLMALLSGDVPPGAYEGAVRVGGRDTADLSTAGLRAHMLVNPSHGEIFAGTLRTNIDPSGTAREVAAAVEASMLTDVVALHRDGLDHAVRDRGANLSGGQRQRLSLARALAADAPVLVLHDPTTAVDAVTEQLIARGIAEMRRGRTTVVITSSPALLDAADRVLVLDGGAITAEDAHRALLRTDERYRQTVAR; encoded by the coding sequence ATGGCGACTTCCGAGGAGACGGCGGCCCCCGACGAGCCGGGCCCGCGCACGGGTTCGGCGATCCTGCGGACCGCGCTGCGCCGCAACGCCGGCGCGATGGCCTCCGGCACCGTCCTCATGGGCATGTACCAGGCGGGCGAGACCGCCTTCCCCATCGCGCTCGGCCTGATCGTCGAGCACACCATGCGGGACCGCGGCCTCGGCGCGCTCGGCCTGTCCATCGCCGCGCTCGCCGTGATCATCACGACCGTGTCGTTCTCGTGGCGGTTCGGGATGCGCATCCTGCAGAAGGCCAACACGACCGAGGCGCACCGCTGGCGGGTGCGGGTCGCGGCCTGCGGGCTCCAGCCGGTGGCGCGGGACGCCGACCTGAAGTCCGGCGAGGTGCTGACCATCGCCACCGAGGACGCCGACCAGACCGCCGACATCATCGAGGTGGTGCCGCTGCTGGTCAGCTCGCTGGTCGCGGTGCTGATCGCGGCGGTCGCGCTGGGGCTGGCCAATGCCGGGCTCGGCCTGCTGGTGATCGCGGGGACCGTCGCGGTGCTGTCGGTGCTGAGCGTGCTGTCCAAGCGGATCGGCACCGGCACCCGCGAGCAGCAGGCCCGGGTGGCGCGGGCGGGCGCGAAGGTCGCCGACCTGATCACCGGCCTGCGCCCGCTGCACGGGTTCGGCGGCAACCACGCCGCGTTCGCGTCCTACCGCCGGGTCAGCGGGGAGGCGCGGGACCAGGCCGTCACCGTCGCCAAGGCCAACGGCGCCTACGCGGGCGCCGCGCTGGCCCTCAACGCGCTCCTCGCCACCGCCGTGACGCTGCTGGCGGGCTGGCTCGCGTTCGAGGACCGGATCACCACCGGGGAGCTCGTCATGGCCGTCGGGCTGGCGCAGTTCATCATGGAACCGCTCAAGCTGTTCTCGGAGATGCCGAAGTACATCATGGTCGCGCGGGCGTCCGCCGAGCGGATGGCGCTGGTGCTGGCCGCGCCGCCGGTGGCGGTGCCGGGCACCGAGCGCCCGGACGCGGACGGCGGCCTGGCGGTCGACCGCGTCCGGTACGGGTCGCTGCGCGAGCTGAAGTTCGACGTGCCCGCCGGGGAGTTCACGGCGATCGCCGCCTACGAGCAGCGCGCCGCCGCCGACCTCATGGCGCTGCTGTCCGGCGACGTCCCGCCCGGCGCGTACGAGGGCGCGGTGCGGGTCGGCGGCCGCGACACCGCCGACCTGTCGACCGCCGGGCTCCGCGCGCACATGCTGGTGAACCCGTCCCACGGGGAGATCTTCGCGGGCACGCTCCGCACGAACATCGACCCGTCGGGCACCGCGCGGGAGGTCGCGGCGGCCGTCGAGGCGTCCATGCTGACCGACGTCGTCGCCCTGCACCGCGACGGGCTCGACCACGCCGTCCGCGACCGCGGCGCGAACCTGTCCGGCGGGCAGCGCCAGCGCCTGTCGCTGGCCCGCGCGCTCGCCGCCGACGCGCCCGTCCTCGTCCTGCACGACCCGACGACCGCCGTCGACGCGGTCACCGAGCAGCTCATCGCGCGGGGCATCGCCGAGATGCGGCGCGGCCGGACGACCGTCGTGATCACCAGCAGCCCGGCCTTGCTGGACGCCGCCGACCGCGTCCTCGTCCTGGACGGCGGCGCCATCACCGCCGAGGACGCGCACCGCGCCCTCCTGCGCACCGACGAGCGCTACCGCCAGACCGTGGCCCGCTGA